From Nicotiana tabacum cultivar K326 chromosome 22, ASM71507v2, whole genome shotgun sequence, one genomic window encodes:
- the LOC107823593 gene encoding uncharacterized protein LOC107823593, with product MPFPMKVQPIDSSTYRESIKNDTVKPPVLKSRLKRFFDRPFPSVLRISSAAEKPSAAGAANDGAVATEFEPSSVCLDKMVENFIEENNEKPSAAKFGRKCNCFNGNSNDSSDDEFDFSTGFSDSLTNSSFGDSSDTFKSLIPCASVAERNLLADTSKIVEKHKSCKRKDDLRKIVTDELLAIGYKASTCKSKWEKTSSVPAGEYEYIDVTVEGERVMIDLDFRSEFEIARSTGSYKAVLQLLPFIFVGKADRIQQIVSIVSEAARQSLKKKGMHIAPWRKPEYMKAKWLSPYTRITPAPRAAAAEESDAVAESKEVPSESKSGELNLIFGDKSSPLDSVSDEMKSPSLNSTPSEKTSGEEEKPLQDPVLMMWQPPAVKPKSCDRRSKVVVTGLASLLREKP from the exons ATGCCTTTTCCGATGAAGGTTCAGCCGATCGATTCTTCAACATATAGAGAATCAATCAAAAATGATACAGTTAAGCCGCCTGTGTTGAAATCGCGACTGAAAAGGTTCTTTGATCGACCGTTTCCCAGCGTTTTACGGATTTCATCGGCAGCTGAGAAGCCGAGTGCCGCCGGCGCTGCTAATGATGGAGCCGTCGCCACTGAGTTTGAGCCGAGTTCGGTATGTTTGGACAAAATGGTTGAGAATTTCATCGAAGAGAACAATGAAAAGCCATCCGCTGCCAAATTCGGCCGGAAATGCAATTGCTTTAACGGTAACAGCAATGATAGCTCCGATGATGAGTTTGATTTCTCTACTGGATTTTCTGACTCACTTACAAACTCTTCGTTTGGCGATTCTTCCGATACTTTCAAG AGCTTAATTCCCTGTGCAAGTGTTGCTGAGAGGAATCTGTTAGCTGACACTTCAAAAATCGTTGAAAAGCACAAATCTTGCAAGCGCAAGGACGATTTGAGAAAAATCGTCACTGATGAACTTTTAGCTATTGGCTATAAAGCTTCGACCTGCAAATCTAAATGGGAAAAAACTTCCTCTGTTCCTGCTG GTGAGTATGAGTACATTGATGTGACTGTGGAAGGAGAAAGAGTGATGATCGACCTAGATTTCAGATCGGAATTTGAAATAGCGCGATCGACGGGGAGTTACAAAGCTGTTCTGCAATTACTCCCGTTTATCTTCGTCGGAAAAGCGGATCGGATTCAGCAGATAGTGTCAATCGTCTCGGAAGCAGCTCGGCAGAGCTTGAAGAAGAAAGGCATGCACATTGCGCCATGGCGCAAACCGGAGTATATGAAAGCCAAATGGCTCAGTCCCTACACTAGAATTACGCCTGCTCCACGCGCCGCCGCAGCGGAGGAGTCTGATGCCGTGGCTGAGAGCAAAGAGGTTCCATCGGAAAGTAAGTCCGGCGAGTTAAACTTGATTTTTGGTGACAAATCGTCGCCGTTAGATTCCGTTAGCGATGAGATGAAGTCGCCATCGTTGAACTCGACGCCGTCGGAGAAAACTTCCGGCGAAGAAGAGAAGCCGTTGCAGGATCCGGTATTGATGATGTGGCAACCCCCAGCTGTCAAGCCGAAGAGTTGCGATAGACGAAGCAAAGTTGTAGTCACCGGATTGGCTTCCCTTCTCAGGGAAAAACCCTAa